In Mesorhizobium sp. 113-3-3, a genomic segment contains:
- a CDS encoding RidA family protein: MRKLISTGSPFEKTAGYSRAVVQGDWCFVSGTTGYDYATMTMPETVEAQTRNCLATIGKALTDGGFEMADVVRAHYYITDQAFVDVVFPILGETFGDIRPAATMIVCQLNKPEMKIEIEVTALRRSAPGR, from the coding sequence ATGCGCAAACTGATCTCCACCGGCTCGCCCTTCGAAAAGACTGCCGGCTATTCGCGCGCGGTGGTGCAGGGCGACTGGTGTTTCGTCTCCGGGACAACCGGCTATGACTACGCGACGATGACGATGCCGGAGACGGTCGAGGCGCAGACGCGCAATTGCCTGGCGACGATCGGCAAGGCGCTGACCGACGGCGGCTTCGAGATGGCCGATGTGGTGCGGGCGCATTACTACATCACCGACCAGGCCTTCGTGGACGTGGTCTTCCCGATCCTCGGCGAGACATTCGGCGACATCAGGCCGGCGGCGACGATGATCGTCTGCCAGCTCAACAAGCCGGAAATGAAGATCGAGATCGAAGTCACGGCGCTGCGGCGCTCGGCTCCGGGGCGTTGA
- a CDS encoding VOC family protein, whose protein sequence is MKVRRIVANIETQDAAAAKRFYQDVLGLDVLMDQGWIATYGSDEQMQVQVSFMAQGGSGTPVPDLSIEVDDVEAALEGMKAAGFAIEYGPADEPWGVRRFYVRDPLGRLVNILSHR, encoded by the coding sequence ATGAAGGTCCGGCGCATCGTGGCCAATATCGAGACGCAGGATGCGGCGGCGGCGAAACGCTTCTACCAGGACGTGCTTGGCCTCGACGTGCTGATGGATCAGGGGTGGATCGCCACCTACGGTTCCGACGAACAGATGCAGGTGCAGGTCTCCTTCATGGCGCAAGGCGGCTCCGGCACGCCGGTGCCGGATCTGTCGATCGAGGTCGACGATGTCGAGGCGGCGCTGGAAGGCATGAAGGCCGCCGGCTTCGCCATAGAATACGGACCGGCCGACGAACCCTGGGGCGTGCGGCGCTTCTATGTGCGCGATCCCCTGGGCCGGCTGGTCAACATTCTCTCACATCGGTGA